In a single window of the Nocardioides sp. L-11A genome:
- a CDS encoding AMP-dependent synthetase/ligase yields MREYSTPQTIEIPTTGNLTDDVVRNAAEAPQAVQFSRATDDGGWADVTCAEFLGEVAAVAKGLLAAGLQAGDRVAIISRTRYEWTLLDYAIWFAGAATVPIYESSSEEQINWILSDSGARAVVCEDAGHRARVDATRARLTALEHLWTLDDGAIATLTALGADVSDDDLEARRRTAGPGDLATLIYTSGTTGRPKGCMLTHDNFQTELCVAVAELERLFDTEGASTLLFLPLAHVFARIIQVGCVKSRTRLGHSADIKNLLPQLATFRPTFILAVPRVFEKVFNTASQKATADGRGRIFDRAAETAIAYSRALDGGRMPIRVRAQHAVFSRLVYAKLRAALGGNCEFAVSGGAPLGDRLGHFYRGIGVTVLEGYGLTETTAALTVNLPDAQKVGTVGRPIPGTAVRIADDGELLFRGGQVFTGYWNNPEATTEAIDGEGWFHTGDVGEVDDEGFVRITGRKKEILVTAGGKNVAPAVLEDRVRASALVSQCLVVGDGQPFIAALVTIDEEAFPAWAERHGKSGKVADLVDDEDLRAEVQAAVDEANKAVSKAESIRKFAILPTDWTEEAGQVTPSLKLKRNVVLRECRDEIAALYH; encoded by the coding sequence GTGCGCGAGTACTCCACCCCGCAGACCATCGAGATCCCGACTACCGGCAATCTCACCGACGACGTGGTCCGCAACGCGGCCGAGGCGCCGCAGGCGGTGCAGTTCAGCCGCGCCACGGACGACGGCGGCTGGGCGGACGTCACCTGCGCCGAGTTCCTCGGCGAGGTCGCCGCGGTCGCCAAGGGACTGCTGGCGGCCGGGCTGCAAGCCGGCGACCGAGTCGCGATCATCTCGCGGACCCGCTACGAGTGGACGCTGCTCGACTACGCGATCTGGTTCGCGGGCGCGGCGACGGTGCCGATCTACGAGTCGTCCTCGGAGGAGCAGATCAACTGGATCCTCTCCGACTCGGGCGCCCGGGCGGTCGTCTGCGAGGACGCCGGGCACCGCGCCCGGGTCGACGCCACGCGCGCCCGGCTGACCGCGCTGGAACACCTGTGGACGCTCGACGACGGCGCGATCGCCACGCTGACCGCGCTCGGCGCGGACGTCAGCGACGATGACCTGGAAGCCCGGCGGCGCACCGCCGGCCCCGGCGACCTCGCGACCCTGATCTACACCTCGGGCACCACCGGTCGTCCCAAGGGCTGCATGCTCACCCACGACAACTTCCAGACCGAGCTCTGCGTCGCGGTGGCCGAGCTGGAGCGACTCTTCGACACCGAGGGCGCCTCGACGCTGCTCTTCCTGCCCCTGGCGCACGTGTTCGCGCGGATCATCCAGGTGGGCTGCGTGAAGTCCCGCACCCGCCTGGGCCACAGTGCCGACATCAAGAACCTGCTCCCCCAGCTGGCGACCTTCCGCCCGACCTTCATCCTCGCCGTGCCGCGCGTGTTCGAGAAGGTCTTCAACACCGCGTCGCAGAAGGCCACCGCCGACGGCAGGGGCAGGATCTTCGACCGCGCCGCGGAGACCGCGATCGCCTACTCCCGCGCCCTCGACGGCGGCCGGATGCCGATCCGCGTGCGCGCCCAGCACGCCGTCTTCTCGCGGCTGGTCTACGCCAAGCTCCGCGCGGCGCTCGGCGGCAACTGCGAGTTCGCCGTGTCCGGCGGCGCCCCGCTCGGCGACCGGCTCGGCCACTTCTACCGCGGGATCGGGGTGACCGTGCTCGAGGGCTACGGCCTCACCGAGACCACCGCCGCGCTCACCGTCAACCTCCCGGACGCCCAGAAGGTCGGCACCGTCGGGCGACCGATCCCCGGCACCGCCGTACGGATCGCGGACGACGGCGAGCTGCTGTTCCGCGGCGGCCAGGTCTTCACCGGGTACTGGAACAATCCGGAGGCCACCACCGAGGCGATCGACGGCGAGGGCTGGTTCCACACCGGCGACGTCGGCGAGGTCGACGACGAGGGCTTCGTGCGGATCACCGGGCGCAAGAAGGAGATCCTCGTGACCGCCGGCGGCAAGAACGTCGCCCCCGCGGTGCTCGAGGATCGGGTCCGGGCCTCGGCGCTGGTCAGTCAGTGCCTGGTCGTGGGCGACGGCCAGCCCTTCATCGCAGCGCTCGTGACCATCGACGAGGAGGCCTTCCCGGCCTGGGCGGAGCGGCACGGCAAGTCCGGCAAGGTCGCCGACCTCGTCGACGACGAGGACCTGCGCGCGGAGGTCCAGGCCGCGGTCGACGAGGCCAACAAGGCGGTCTCCAAGGCGGAGTCGATCAGGAAGTTCGCGATCCTGCCGACGGACTGGACCGAGGAGGCCGGCCAGGTGACGCCGAGCCTGAAGCTGAAGCGGAACGTCGTGCTGCGGGAGTGCCGCGACGAGATCGCCGCGCTCTACCACTAG
- a CDS encoding AAA family ATPase: protein MPVLVEQDPTLVDSLVRAMPTGSQAVATTERALAWLDQHPDEYVVALGPSVELLSALATSEELRIKRPTVSVVLVRDHFDTEVLTRAMQAGVRDVVVAGGDEKALTSAIERAHQLYQALRGPGGARQLGRVVTVFSPKGGVGKTTSSVNLALALTDRGARKVCLVDLDLAFGDVAITMQLFPTHSIEQAVGSEDSIDLAMLEGLLTRHQDTLTVLAAPAHPDVRERVTPLLISRILRALRDGFDYIVVDTSPSFDDATLTALDETDECVIVATLDVPTLKNVKVALETMDMLSIARGHRHLLLNRADDQVGISVEKVESILGMPVSAQVATAVDIAAATNAGTPIVSHKPGHPASLAYAHLAASVTGEPIPAPAAAAPQPTEAPRSRGLFRRGRS from the coding sequence ATGCCGGTTCTCGTCGAACAGGATCCCACCCTCGTCGACAGCCTGGTCCGGGCGATGCCCACCGGCTCCCAGGCGGTCGCCACGACCGAGCGGGCGCTGGCGTGGCTCGACCAGCACCCTGACGAGTACGTCGTCGCCCTCGGGCCGTCGGTCGAGCTGCTCTCGGCGCTCGCGACCTCGGAGGAGCTACGCATCAAGCGACCGACCGTCAGCGTCGTCCTGGTCCGCGACCACTTCGACACCGAGGTCCTCACCCGGGCGATGCAGGCCGGCGTCCGCGACGTCGTCGTCGCCGGCGGCGACGAGAAGGCGCTGACGAGCGCGATCGAGCGCGCCCACCAGCTCTATCAGGCCCTGCGCGGGCCGGGCGGCGCCCGGCAGCTGGGCCGGGTCGTGACCGTGTTCTCCCCCAAGGGCGGCGTCGGCAAGACCACCTCGTCGGTCAACCTGGCCCTGGCCCTCACCGATCGCGGCGCCCGCAAGGTCTGCCTCGTCGACCTCGACCTCGCGTTCGGCGACGTCGCCATCACGATGCAGCTCTTCCCGACCCACTCGATCGAGCAGGCCGTGGGCTCCGAGGACTCCATCGACCTCGCGATGCTCGAGGGCTTGCTGACCCGGCACCAGGACACGCTGACCGTGCTCGCGGCGCCGGCCCACCCCGACGTGCGCGAACGGGTCACGCCGCTGCTGATCTCCCGGATCCTGCGCGCCCTGCGCGACGGCTTCGACTACATCGTCGTCGACACCTCGCCGTCGTTCGACGACGCGACCCTGACCGCGCTGGACGAGACCGACGAGTGCGTGATCGTCGCGACGCTCGACGTACCCACGCTCAAGAACGTCAAGGTCGCTCTCGAGACGATGGACATGCTCAGCATCGCCCGCGGGCACCGGCACCTCCTGCTCAACCGCGCCGACGACCAGGTCGGCATCAGCGTCGAGAAGGTCGAGAGCATCCTCGGCATGCCGGTGAGTGCCCAGGTCGCCACCGCCGTCGACATCGCCGCCGCCACCAACGCCGGCACCCCGATCGTCTCCCACAAGCCGGGGCACCCGGCGAGCCTCGCCTACGCGCACCTCGCCGCGTCGGTGACCGGCGAGCCGATCCCGGCACCGGCGGCCGCGGCCCCGCAGCCGACCGAGGCACCTCGCTCGCGCGGGCTGTTCCGGCGCGGAAGGAGCTAG
- a CDS encoding CpaF family protein yields the protein MSSLSERLAAARREAAAQGRHAATPSADAELLAEVVGVSESTAEVPAAAAPEPAATERRTPGPLSSRAAAAAGESRGGRRIAGTESDRLEDLKSSVHAELIKQLGPHLYDAEMDQDELDRTVRTVLSDVLGAQDRPLSAADRARVTQEITDDILGYGPIDPYLRDPEVSEVMVNGHDDVWLEKDGRLVKVEAHFADEAHLRRTIDKIVSRIGRRVDESSPMVDARLPDGSRVNAIVPPLAIDGSALTIRKFSTDPLTVQDLINFGSLTPQTADFLDACVRGRLNIIVSGGTGAGKTTTLNVLSSFIPTDERIVTIEDAAELQLKQDHVVRLESRPANIEGKGAVTIRDLVRNSLRMRPDRIVVGEVRDASALDMLQAMNTGHDGSICTLHSNGPRDTLSRMETMVLMAGMELPIRAIREQVASAVDLIVHQTRFKDGSRRITHITEVERMEGDIITLQDVFVFDNSAGFDENGRVLGRLRSTGLRPKFLEKLAYANVAVDPTIFRTERI from the coding sequence GTGTCCAGCCTCTCCGAGCGTCTCGCCGCCGCCCGCCGTGAGGCTGCGGCCCAGGGCCGGCATGCCGCGACGCCCTCGGCCGACGCCGAGCTCCTCGCCGAGGTCGTCGGTGTGTCCGAGTCGACCGCCGAGGTCCCGGCCGCGGCGGCGCCGGAGCCCGCCGCGACCGAGCGCAGGACCCCCGGCCCGCTGTCCTCCCGAGCCGCCGCGGCGGCCGGCGAGAGCCGAGGCGGCCGCCGGATCGCCGGCACCGAGTCCGACCGGCTCGAGGACCTCAAGTCCAGCGTGCACGCCGAGCTGATCAAGCAGCTCGGCCCGCACCTCTACGACGCCGAGATGGACCAGGACGAGCTGGACCGCACCGTCCGCACCGTCCTCTCCGACGTCCTCGGCGCCCAGGACCGGCCGCTCAGCGCGGCCGACCGGGCCCGGGTCACCCAGGAGATCACCGACGACATCCTCGGCTACGGCCCGATCGACCCGTACCTGCGCGACCCCGAGGTCTCCGAGGTGATGGTCAACGGCCACGACGACGTCTGGCTGGAGAAGGACGGCCGACTGGTCAAGGTCGAGGCGCACTTCGCCGACGAGGCGCACCTGCGCCGCACGATCGACAAGATCGTGTCCCGCATCGGCCGTCGGGTCGACGAGTCCTCCCCCATGGTCGACGCGCGCCTGCCCGACGGCAGCCGCGTCAACGCCATCGTCCCGCCCCTGGCGATCGACGGCTCCGCGCTGACCATCCGCAAGTTCTCGACCGACCCGCTGACCGTGCAGGACCTGATCAACTTCGGGTCGCTGACGCCGCAGACGGCCGACTTCCTCGACGCCTGCGTCCGGGGCCGGCTCAACATCATCGTCTCCGGCGGCACGGGCGCCGGGAAGACGACGACGCTCAACGTGCTGTCCTCCTTCATCCCCACCGACGAGCGGATCGTCACGATCGAGGACGCCGCCGAGCTCCAGCTCAAGCAGGACCACGTCGTCCGGCTCGAGTCGCGGCCCGCCAACATCGAGGGCAAGGGCGCGGTGACCATCCGCGACCTGGTCCGCAACAGCCTGCGGATGCGGCCCGACCGCATCGTCGTCGGCGAGGTCCGCGACGCCTCCGCCCTCGACATGCTCCAGGCCATGAACACCGGCCACGACGGCTCCATCTGCACCCTGCACTCCAACGGGCCGCGCGACACCCTCTCCCGCATGGAGACGATGGTGCTGATGGCCGGCATGGAGCTGCCGATCCGCGCGATCCGCGAGCAGGTCGCGTCCGCGGTCGACCTGATCGTGCACCAGACCCGTTTCAAGGACGGCTCGCGCCGGATCACCCACATCACCGAGGTGGAGCGGATGGAGGGCGACATCATCACCCTCCAGGACGTCTTCGTCTTCGACAACTCGGCCGGCTTCGACGAGAACGGCCGGGTCCTGGGCCGGCTCCGCTCCACCGGGCTGCGCCCGAAGTTCCTGGAGAAGCTCGCCTACGCCAACGTCGCGGTCGACCCGACGATCTTCCGGACGGAACGCATCTGA